The sequence AAAAACAAACTTCACCTGCGCGAACAAATTGAACAAGGGCTTCTTCGGATCAATGATTACATCATCCGGCGTGCAGAAATCGATCAAGTTCGGCGGACAGTTTCGCGACGCATCAGTGTAGATGTCGCGAAAACCACTCCCTGGTTGCAAGGTCGCCGCGCCGAACGTCATGGTGAGATTGTTGATAAGCAGCGGCCGGTATGCGACCCCAAGGCTCAGGTCCCAACCGATATCGTGACGAATCCGGTTTTGAAACAGCACGTATTCCAGCGGCTCAGTTCGATGAAATCGCAGGTAGTTCGCATTGAATACGGCCTTGATTCGCTGCGTTACTTCCACATCGACACCCGCGTTGTAAATAAAAATTCCCGGATTTACAAAGTTGGCCTGCCCCTCGATCTTGCTGCTGCGAAGGGACGGCAAAAGGCTGTTCGGCTGAACCAGGCCGACACCTGTTTGCGTCAGCCGGATTCCGTTGCGGTTCCAAAACGAAAACTGACCGCCGACGAAGTTCGGATCGTCAAGAATCGCGTCGAATCCGTTTCCTTGATCATCGGTGGGATCCTTGTCGCCTTGCGCCCAGAAGACCGAGCCGCGAAAACGCAGGTAGTCGAAATCGATCGAAGTTTCAACCGCCGCCATGTGCGAACTGACATGCACGGGCCGTCCGGCAATTGGGTTCCGATCGTCACGGCCGAATGCGTAGTAGTAACTGTTCGTCAGATTCAACCGGCCAAGATGCCCATCACCATTCACGCCGATGTAGCCGACTTTGATCGAGTGCGGCCGCACGTCACCGATCAACGCCGGGCGCACCAGAAAACCATTCCGGTCGTACTGGATGCTGCGGCGATCATCGTTAAAAAGCGCGCTGCCCTGAATCGTGTAGCCCTTGCGGATAAAGTCCTGCCGAAAAATATTCGCAAGGTAAACATTCTGCTGCCGCCGGTCGAAACGATTCAGGCCGCTATTCGTGTCCTTCTCGAGTTGGGCGAAATAGGCCGCATTGAATTGGAAACGATTATTATCAAAGGACCCAAACACTCTTGCGCCCAGATTGTTATCAGAAAAGATGAAGCCGCGAAAATCGGAAACGAACGGTTGAATACCTACGCGGGCCGACACGAAATCAAAGTTTTCGTTGACGTCCGTCAGCTTCACTTCCGCGAACGCTTCTTCGAGCGAGAAGTGCGTGTCCGTGCGATTCGTGCCGCGACGCACGTCGATATTTACGACGCCCGTTTCACGCGCATTAAGATAGTTCGGCAGGCTAAACGTCGGCGAAATCTTGATTGCCCAGTCGCGCGGCCGGAACGTCGAGTCGCCGCGAAACATCTCAAAGCTGAATTGAAAAACTTGATTCACCGCGAACTGCTCCGGCTTGCCGAAAAATTCAGCACTACCTGGTCGCGCACTGCTCGCATCGGAAGGTTTCGGCGTGCGGCTTAACTCAACGAAGCTCGAACTGACCGCCGACAGAATCATGAAGACCTTGTTACCGATGACCGGATAGTCACCTTTCATCCAGTTCAAGTTGTAAGGGTCATACCAGCGTCCTTTCTTGAACGGAATATCGCGCCCGCGCGCGCCCTTGTCGCCATAGCGATCGTATTCGGGAAAGCCAATGCGCCAGCGATCGCGCACCTCGCGACGGTCGGCTTCGCTCTGCGGATCAGAATCGACGCTGGGGTCACCGGCCGCGCCCGTCGGCTCTCGTGCGGGAACGTTTACCAGCGGCTTCTCTTCTCGCTTCTCGACAGCGAAGTCTATTTTCGTCTCCTGACCTTCGCGCACGATGACATTCTCGAGCGAATCGTCGCGAATCAACGCATGCTCGCCATAAGTCTTCGTATTGTCGAATTTTGCGATGTGAGGAGGAGCCACACTCAAACGGTACGCGCCCGGACGTACGCTGATTGAGTATTGACCATCTGACCCGGCGCGCGTGCGCGTAACTCTGCTGGTTACCTGATTCGTCGCGAAGACGATTACGTCAGCCGCGGGCGTGACTTTGCCTGTTATCGTGCCGCGTTTTTGCGCAGACACTTCAGTCACCGCGATCAGCAAACAACCGGCGACCATTACAAGTCGCAAGCCGCTGTGCAGGTGACCGGTCATGATTTTTTGAGCTTGCTTGGGGGACACGGACTTGTAGCACACGCCCGCGTTGCGTATCAATAGAATTCGCTTGCGCGTACGATTCGAGAAAAGGCTTCGCGGTAATTGCGATTGGTGGTAGATTCACCAAGCTTCCCCAAACCCATTGTTGCAGCGGCGCATGGCAGTTCGGATAACAAAAAGGTTATTCACCAAACGCTGGCGCGGCGTGATTACGGCTCTGGTTTGTGCGCTGCTCGCCGCGACGCAATTGCCGCTGTTCACCCAATCCGAAGCGCAAGTAACCCGTCCCACTTTAGTCAGCGAAGAGACTTCAACGCGGGCGATCGCAGTCGAATCGATCACGCGCAAGCGCGAACCGTTTTCCCCGACGACTGAAGTTCGTTGGGGCAACGACAATCGCACCCGCATCATGCTGTTCGCGATGGGAATCGATCCGAGCATCTCGATCGCGGAAATAACCGCCGCCGCTGAAGATGGATCACATCAGTACTACTGGCTTCCGGTTGAACACGTCGGGCGTGTGCCACAACAGGAATGGATCACCTTAATCATTGTTCGCTTACCAGAGGGTGTCGCGGATCTCGGTGACGTGCTGGTTGGGATCACTTATCGTGGCACCGCGAGCAATCGAGTGCGCGTGGCCATCGGACACGTGGGCGGCGGGCCGCCTGATGACCCGGGCTCAGTACCAACTCCGGCGACCATCACACAACCTCCACCGGCGGCGGCGACTGCAGGCTCACTCACTACCAGCGAAGTGCAAACCGTGATCGCGCAAGCAGTGTCAGCGGCTTCCGCACTGAACCGCGCTGTCACCGTTGCGGTGACTGACAAAGAGGGCAACGTTCTTGGCGTCTTCACGATGACGGGGGCGCCGGCGACGACGCAGTTTCGGGGTGGCGGCCCGGGACCGACGTTGACGCCGAATCCGATGACCGGGTTTGTCGCGACTGGTTTGGACGGGACCGTTGTGCCCGCGCGGCTCGCCGCAATTTCGAAAGCCGGCACGGCCGCGCTGTTCAGCACACGGGGCAACGCGTTCACCACGCGCACCGCGAGCTTCATCATCCAGGAACATTTTCCTCCCGGCGTCGACAATCGCCCCGGCGGGCCCTTGTTCGGCGTTCAGTTCTCTTCACTGCCATGTTCAGACATCAAACTGCCGGGACTGCCGCTTGGTCTCAGCGGCGATTCGGGCAGCGCACCCATTTACAAAAACGGCGAAGCCGTCGGCGGAGTCGGGATCGAAGGCGACAGCGTTTACACAATCGATCGGGACCCTGCAGATTTTGATCAGCCGTTTGAAGAAGTCATTGCGGTTTCAGCTACGCGCGGATTCGAAGCACCTTCCACCGTTCGCGGCGATAACATCCTGGTTGACGGAATTCGGCTAACCTATTTGAACGTTACGAACGCGCCGAGTCCGGCGACAATTCCCTTCGGCAGCTTGCCGGGTGCGGTTACTTCTCCGATTCTCGGCGCGCAAACATCGCAATTCACCGCAGCCGTAGTGGGTGGAATCGCCGGCGAGGTTGATACGCGCTTCTTTCCTTTCATCGGCAGTCCGACCGTCACCGCGAATTCTTTGACGGCTGCCGAGGTAAACACAATCATTTCGCGCGGAGCGCAGCAGGCAAATATCACCCGGGCAGCAATTCGTCAGCCGCTGGGCAGCAACGCGCGCGTCACTATCGCGGTGACCGATGCGAGCGGCGTCGTGCTCGGCGTGTTCCGTCAACAGGACGCGCCCGGGTTTGGATTTGATGTGTCAGTACAGAAAGCGCGCAGCGCGGCGTTCTTCTCGCGTGCGAACACTGGGGCATTGCTGACGGGCGCAGGTTTCGGTTCGTACGTTAGTCGCGCCGGCGCCGATGGCCTTCAGCTGAACGGATCGATTGCGTTCAGCGACCGGGCCATCGGATTTCTGCATCGCCCGCTTTTTCCTGACGGAATCAACGACACCACCGCCGGGCCATTCAGCCGCGAATTAAACGAATGGAGCGTATTTAACGTCGGGCTACAATTGGATCTAATTAAGTCGAATTTGCAGGCGGTGCTCGGCGGCGCGGCGTTGCCCTGCACGTCGATTCCGGATCTGCCCAATGGCATGCAGATTTTCGCGGGCAGCATTCCGCTCTACAAAAATGGTGAGCTGGTTGGCGCGATTGGCATCAGCGGGGATGGGATTGATCAAGACGATCTAATTGCGGCCGCCGGCGCCGCCGGTTTCGCGCCGCCGGTCGGCATACGTTCCGATCAAATCTTTGTGCGCGAGGTGCGGCTGCCGTTTGTGAAGTTTCCGCGCAGTCCGAACCTGTAGTGACGGCGGGCGGTAGCCCGCCTCTAAACCAAAATAATGTCCCTGTCGTTTAGAGGCGGGCTATTGCCCGCCACCAACTGGAGAGTTCGGCCCGCGATACGGTGCGCGGGTGCGCTCGCTGTTCTTATTTTCGCCTTTTGCCTTTCTCCTTTTGCCTCCTCGTTCGTCGCAAATACGCAAGCACCGGCAGCCAACCGCGGCGTTGTCCGCCTGAAAGTCCGCTACAAATCTGCGGAAGGCACCAAAGACTTACCGCGCAAACGTTTCTTTCTGATCAAAGGCTCACTCGAGGAGAACAAATCGCTGATCGAAAAGGCGAAGCAGACGGAAGTCATGTCGCGTGATTGTTATTACCGCGCGAAAGGCGCGAGTGCGGCGCTGATTAAATGGCTGAAAGATAACGATTGCGAATCACCGTATTGCCGTGAGGTTGAGGACAAATATCTCAGCGGGGCTGACGCAGTTCCGGAATTTCAGGCGGCGTTTGAACAGGCCCTTCGTGAATTGAAAGATCGTGAAATCGCGCGTCGCTGGCTGGCGAACTACCTGAGTCCGGAACTGCGTTTCGGATTTTACGAACAGAAGCAGAAGGCGCTTCG is a genomic window of Pyrinomonadaceae bacterium containing:
- a CDS encoding carboxypeptidase-like regulatory domain-containing protein, producing the protein MTGHLHSGLRLVMVAGCLLIAVTEVSAQKRGTITGKVTPAADVIVFATNQVTSRVTRTRAGSDGQYSISVRPGAYRLSVAPPHIAKFDNTKTYGEHALIRDDSLENVIVREGQETKIDFAVEKREEKPLVNVPAREPTGAAGDPSVDSDPQSEADRREVRDRWRIGFPEYDRYGDKGARGRDIPFKKGRWYDPYNLNWMKGDYPVIGNKVFMILSAVSSSFVELSRTPKPSDASSARPGSAEFFGKPEQFAVNQVFQFSFEMFRGDSTFRPRDWAIKISPTFSLPNYLNARETGVVNIDVRRGTNRTDTHFSLEEAFAEVKLTDVNENFDFVSARVGIQPFVSDFRGFIFSDNNLGARVFGSFDNNRFQFNAAYFAQLEKDTNSGLNRFDRRQQNVYLANIFRQDFIRKGYTIQGSALFNDDRRSIQYDRNGFLVRPALIGDVRPHSIKVGYIGVNGDGHLGRLNLTNSYYYAFGRDDRNPIAGRPVHVSSHMAAVETSIDFDYLRFRGSVFWAQGDKDPTDDQGNGFDAILDDPNFVGGQFSFWNRNGIRLTQTGVGLVQPNSLLPSLRSSKIEGQANFVNPGIFIYNAGVDVEVTQRIKAVFNANYLRFHRTEPLEYVLFQNRIRHDIGWDLSLGVAYRPLLINNLTMTFGAATLQPGSGFRDIYTDASRNCPPNLIDFCTPDDVIIDPKKPLFNLFAQVKFVF
- a CDS encoding heme-binding protein — its product is MAVRITKRLFTKRWRGVITALVCALLAATQLPLFTQSEAQVTRPTLVSEETSTRAIAVESITRKREPFSPTTEVRWGNDNRTRIMLFAMGIDPSISIAEITAAAEDGSHQYYWLPVEHVGRVPQQEWITLIIVRLPEGVADLGDVLVGITYRGTASNRVRVAIGHVGGGPPDDPGSVPTPATITQPPPAAATAGSLTTSEVQTVIAQAVSAASALNRAVTVAVTDKEGNVLGVFTMTGAPATTQFRGGGPGPTLTPNPMTGFVATGLDGTVVPARLAAISKAGTAALFSTRGNAFTTRTASFIIQEHFPPGVDNRPGGPLFGVQFSSLPCSDIKLPGLPLGLSGDSGSAPIYKNGEAVGGVGIEGDSVYTIDRDPADFDQPFEEVIAVSATRGFEAPSTVRGDNILVDGIRLTYLNVTNAPSPATIPFGSLPGAVTSPILGAQTSQFTAAVVGGIAGEVDTRFFPFIGSPTVTANSLTAAEVNTIISRGAQQANITRAAIRQPLGSNARVTIAVTDASGVVLGVFRQQDAPGFGFDVSVQKARSAAFFSRANTGALLTGAGFGSYVSRAGADGLQLNGSIAFSDRAIGFLHRPLFPDGINDTTAGPFSRELNEWSVFNVGLQLDLIKSNLQAVLGGAALPCTSIPDLPNGMQIFAGSIPLYKNGELVGAIGISGDGIDQDDLIAAAGAAGFAPPVGIRSDQIFVREVRLPFVKFPRSPNL